TCTTTAGCTCGAGATTCACACCATCATGACCTAGCTCGGCCTTTAAGCGCTCGCCGAATTGGTAATAGAGCCCCGTCTGAAATCCAGTAGCCATTTCGATGACTTTTGGTGGGGGTGGGATTAGGATCCATAAAACCCCAAAAATAACGATTAAAACCGCAAAAAATGCAGCAACGATAGCTAAGGGGTTATAAATTTGTCGTTTAATGGAATTCATGAAAGTCTCGGGTATTGAGGCATTGGTTTTTTGCATTATGCCCCGAGGACAATAATAGGTAAAAGATTGAAATCCTGCCAATTAAATCGAGATAAGATGGGGTTTTTCTGATCTACCCAAAATAACAATGAATGCAAGCAAAACAAAAGTGGCTCTGGTTACCGGCGCTGGCACCGGAATCGGCAAAGCGGCCGCAAATTCACTCCTTAAAGGGGGCTACAAAGTCGTTTTGACTGGACGCAATTTAGATCGACTTCAACAAGCAATCAGCGACATTGGTGGCAATGAAAACAATTGTCTGGCGGTAGCCTGCGATGTTGGCAAGCCCGAGGAAGTCAAAAGACTATTTGTGCAGCTAAAGACTAAATTTGGCAGGATCGATGTACTCTTTAATAATGCCGGAATGGGGGCGCCCGCGATCCCGATGGAAGACTTAACATACGAACAATGGATGAATGTTGTTAACGCCAATCTCTGCGGTGCGTTTCTTTGCTCACAAGAAGCAATTCGCATGATGAAGGCGCAATCACCTCAGGGCGGCAGAATTATTAACAATGGGTCAATTTCAGCACATGCACCAAGACCGATGTCTGCCCCGTATACAGCAACTAAGCATGCTATTAGCGGCTTAACCAAAACAATCGCATTAGATGGACGTCCATTCAATATTGCATGTGGTCAGATTGATATTGGCAATGCCGCTACTGAAATGACCGAGCGCATGGCGGCTGGCATCATGCAGGCAGATCAATCCATCAAGGTTGAGCCTCGCATGGATGTTAATCATGTGGGAGAAGCAGTTCTTCATATGGCCCAACTACCACTTGAGAGCAACATACTCTCAATGACCATTATGGCGACCAATATGCCTTTTGTAGGCAGAGGCTAAATAGCTGTTATTGGCGCACTTGGTCTACCAAGAGTCGGACATTACTTGATCCGACCTTGACGGTTTTTGCAGAAGAAATTAAATCCCCCGCCTCCGGTATAGCCATACCCGTTTTGGAGACTCTGACTTCAATAGAGGCTTCCGATAATTTAGATAATGGTGCGCTTGGATTCATAGCCAATGCATCAGTCAACGAGAAGCTCATTGGAAATTCAGATACGGCAGTCTTTAGCACTGCCACAGGCATGCGCTCTCCCGGCTGACGGGCAATCACCATCACAATATCTCCAGCCTTTAGTTTGGGCTTTAAGTCGGCAGCAATCTCAATCGTGCCACTAATCACTTTACCGCCAGCTGCAACAGGGCTTGCGGAAGGAAGACCGCCCTTCGAACGAGCTTCGGCTATCGAACCTTCTATTGAGCGTGCTTCTTCGGTGCCAGGTGGCAATTGCTGCGCTAGCTTTTCCCAAGCCTGAACAGCCGCCTTATAGTTTCCG
The window above is part of the Polynucleobacter sp. AP-Kolm-20A-A1 genome. Proteins encoded here:
- a CDS encoding SDR family oxidoreductase; the encoded protein is MTMNASKTKVALVTGAGTGIGKAAANSLLKGGYKVVLTGRNLDRLQQAISDIGGNENNCLAVACDVGKPEEVKRLFVQLKTKFGRIDVLFNNAGMGAPAIPMEDLTYEQWMNVVNANLCGAFLCSQEAIRMMKAQSPQGGRIINNGSISAHAPRPMSAPYTATKHAISGLTKTIALDGRPFNIACGQIDIGNAATEMTERMAAGIMQADQSIKVEPRMDVNHVGEAVLHMAQLPLESNILSMTIMATNMPFVGRG